The Methanomassiliicoccales archaeon genome segment GGCGGGCACGGACGCTCTGGACCGCAGAAAGGACAATCGCTACGTTACGATATCGAGCTGACGCTTGAGGAGGCGGCGGCCGGCGGCATCCGGGGGATCTCCATCCCGCACGCCGTTAGCTGCGAAGCATGCAAGGGGACGGGCGCCAAAGGGGGGAAGGTCTCCACCTGTTCGACCTGCGGCGGCAAAGGGCAGATCAGCCAGGTGCAGCAGCGCGGGTACAGCAGGTTCGTCAGCATCGCTCCTTGCTCGCGCTGCGGCGGCAAGGGGCAGGTGACAGAGGCACGCTGTCCCGAATGCGCGGGCCGTGGGCAGGAGGTCAAGACCCAGAAGCTGAGCATCGACGTGCCGCCTGGCATAGATGATGGCATGCGCCTCCGTTTCTCCGGAGCAGGCGATGCCAGCCCGAACGGAGGACCGCCCGGCGATCTGTACGTGGTCATCCACGTGAGGCCGCATGAGTTATTCAAACGCGACGGCGCGGACGTCTGGCTCGATTGGCCGGTCTCATTCTCCGATGCGGCCCTGGGCAGCGAGGTGGAAGTGCCGACCATCGACGGCAAGGCCTTGCTCAATCTTCCGGCAGGAACGCAGGACGACGCCGTCTTTCGAATGAAAGGCAACGGCCTGAACAAGGTCAATTCCCGAGGCAAGGGCGATCAGTTCGTGCGCATCAAGATCCGGGTGCCGAAGAAGCTCACTTCGGAGCAGAAAGCCCTGCTGAAGAAGTTCGCGGAGCTGGAAGGGAGCAAGAAGGGTCTGCTGGACCGGTTCCGGGGGACCTGATCGGTTCAGCCCGGAAAGCTCTCCATTCGGGGGAAGGAGAGCACGAACGTGGCTCCACGGGGCACGGTGTTCTCCGCCCGTATCTTGCCACCGTGTCGTTCCATCGTCTTCTGGGCCAGGTACAGACCAAGTCCGGTGCCCTTGGTCTCTCCAAAGCTGTAGCCCTCGTGGAAGATCTTTCCCCTGATCTCCTCTGGAACCCCCTTGCCATCATCTTCGACCCTCAGCTCGGTATAGGGGCCAGTGGTCTCGATGACGAAATTCACCCTCGTCGCTTTTCCATGCACCCTGGCGTTGCGGATCAGATTGTCTATGACAGATCCCAATGCAAGATCGGCCAGGAC includes the following:
- the dnaJ gene encoding molecular chaperone DnaJ, whose product is MDKRDYYEVLGVAKNASLDNIKKAYRTLARKYHPDVTKEEKKQAEEKFKEVSEAYEVLVDPDKRKLYDQYGHAGLTGHFSNGGFQWSDFTHASDLRDIFGDTGGFGGGLFDMLFGMGGHGRSGPQKGQSLRYDIELTLEEAAAGGIRGISIPHAVSCEACKGTGAKGGKVSTCSTCGGKGQISQVQQRGYSRFVSIAPCSRCGGKGQVTEARCPECAGRGQEVKTQKLSIDVPPGIDDGMRLRFSGAGDASPNGGPPGDLYVVIHVRPHELFKRDGADVWLDWPVSFSDAALGSEVEVPTIDGKALLNLPAGTQDDAVFRMKGNGLNKVNSRGKGDQFVRIKIRVPKKLTSEQKALLKKFAELEGSKKGLLDRFRGT
- a CDS encoding HAMP domain-containing sensor histidine kinase, which produces VLADLALGSVIDNLIRNARVHGKATRVNFVIETTGPYTELRVEDDGKGVPEEIRGKIFHEGYSFGETKGTGLGLYLAQKTMERHGGKIRAENTVPRGATFVLSFPRMESFPG